The genomic region GAATTTAGATGAATATGAAAAGAATAAGTAAACAACTATTAGTAGGTTTATCTCTAGGTATCGGTATCTTACCAATCATGACCAAAATGAATCGTTCCGCATTGAAAAAAAAGCCACCTACTCCGCTTTCATTATATGACTTATGCGGTGAGTGGTTATCAGCAGATGAAAATACCCTCTCAATTGATAATGAAGCACGTGTATTTTTTAACTTAGAACAGATTCACTTAATTAAAATAAGTGGGCAAGCGAATACACTTGCGCTACAAGATAAGTTTGGTTACTTTATTACAATCGAGAAAACAACTGAGGATACTTTAATTTACTACGATGAGGCCGAGGATGTATCCATTACTTTTATGCGAAAAAGAAGCAGTTAGGACTTTTTTTGTCCTAACTGCTTCTTTTTAAAAATTATATTAAATTAAATCTTCTGGTTCACGTTGTGCTCCTAGTTTCCATATTTCATCCGCATAACGTTCAATTGTATAGTCAGCCGAGAACGGTCCAGAACTTGCAATGTTTAAGAGCGCACGACGGTTCCAAGTTTCACGATTACGGAAATCTTTATCAATTTGCTTGTGCGCGTTAATATAGCTATCAAAATCTTTTAATAAGTAATACTCATCATTGTATTTTACTAAGCTGTCAAAAATATCTTGCCCTTCATCTTCTAACCCTGGAATGGAACCATCGATTAGCATGTTTAATACGCGTTTAACAGCCGGATTCTTTTCATAAATTTCTCGCGAGTTATAAGAGTTAGCGGCATTTAATTTTTGCACTTCTTCATTACTCATACCAAAAATATAGATGTTCTCTTCGCCAACATAGTCATAAATTTCAACAGTTGCGCCATCCATTGTTGCAATCGTTAAAGCACCATTTGCCATTAACTTCATGTTACTTGTTCCAGAAGCTTCTTTACCTGCAAGTGAAATTTGCTCACTGACATCTGCAGCTGGAATAATTAATTCAGCTAAAGAAACACCATAGTTTTCAACAAAGACTACTTTAATTAGATCATTGAGTGATGAATCATTATTAATCATTTCAGCAATTGCATTGATTAACTTAATAATTTGTTTTGCATAGTGATAACTTGGCGCAGCTTTCGCTCCAAAAATAAAGACGCGTTTCGGGATATCCACTCCTGGGTTATCCTTGATATATTGGTAACGATCCAAGATATGTAACACATTTAGCAGTTGACGCTTATAGGCGTGCAAGCGTTTGATTTGAACATCAAAAATAGCGTTTGGATCAATTTCAATATCCATCTCTTCTGACACATACTTGGCAAATCGTTTTTTATTTTCAAGTTTAACAGCATCAATACGCGCTAGTACTTCTTTATCTTCTGCGTATGCTTTTAAAAGGATGATATCATTTGCATTCGTTTTCCATTCCGTCCCAATGGTTTCATCAAGTAAGTCTGTTAAACCAGGGTTTGAAATTTGTAACCAACGACGCATTGTAACGCCATTTGTTTTGTTGTTAAATTTATTCGGATACATTAAATAGAAATCATGTAAGGTATGATTAATCAAAATATTAGTATGGAGTTTTGCAACGCCATTGATACTATGACTCCCAATAATTGCTAGATTAGCCATTTTTATTTCACCGTTAGCTACTATAGCTGTACGATTCGTTAAATCCTCACCGTATAAAGGTGTCTTCTTTTCGATATGACGACGATTAATTTCCATAATAATTTGAGTAATACGTGGCAATAAGAGGTTCATCATATCAATTGACCAACGTTCCATCGCTTCTTGTAAAATTGTATGGTTGGTATAACTTATGGTCTTTTTAGTAATTTCCCAAGCTTGTTCCCAAGACAAACCTTCTTCGTCCATCAAAATACGCATAAGTTCTGGAATCGCTAGGGTTGGATGCGTATCATTGATGTGAATTGCGATTTTATCTGGTAAGTAGCTCCAGTCTAAATTCAGTTGTTTGAAATAGCGAACGACACTTTGTACACCAGCAGAAGAGAAAAAGTATTCTTGTTTTAAACGCAAGAGTAAGCCTTCATAGTTGGAATCATCTGGGTATAAGTATTCAGTGATTTGTTTTACACCATTTCGCTCTTCTTCAGTCGGGAAGAGGTATTCTTCACCATAAGGGATTTCTGCTGACCACAAACGTAAGTTATTTACGGTACCATTCTGGTAGCCTACCATTGCCGTATCATAAGGAACAGCAAGAATATTTTGGGTATTGTGATAAGTCACATGCATATTACCTTCATTATCTGGTTCTAAACTGACTTGTCCGCCAAAACGAACAGTAACAGCTTTGTTTTCACGGCGAACTTCCCAAACATTTCCATTACGCAACCAGTTTTCTGGTAACTCAATTTGGTGTCCATCTATAAATTTCTGTTTAAAAAGGCCATAACGATAGCGAATTCCATTCCCATTTCCGGGCAGTCCCGTTGAAGCTAATGAATCCATAAAGCAAGATGCTAAACGGCCTAATCCACCATTACCAAGAGCCGGATCCATTTCGCCACTAGCTACTTCGTCAAGGTCTAGACCTAGCTCGGCAAGTCCTTCTTGGACAACATCTAAAATACCTAGATTTAATAGATTACTTTTCAGCATTCTTCCTGGTAGAAACTCCATTGAAAAATAATAGACTTGTTTTTGTTTGTTTTCTTGATACGTATCAACTGTTTCTTTCCAATCTGATGAATATAAATCTTTAACTAGATGACCTAATGCCACAAATTGTTCCTGTTTCGTAGCATTTTCGTAGTTAAAAGCAAATCTCTCTTGAAACTTCTTTTTGTATCTATCTTTAAATTGTGAAACATCCATTTTTTGCATGTATTTCCTCCATTTTACCAATTAAGGCGAATATTTATGTCAGTGATTTGTATAGAGACAAGTATGATTGCGCTGGTTTTTCCCATGAAAAATCAATACTCATCGCCTGTTTCATTAGTTTATGCCATTGCTCTGAATCATTTTCGTACACATCAAGAGCTCGGTATATCGTTCCTAGTAGATTATAACCATTAAATCCGTTAAAACTGAAGCCTGTTCCTTCACCAGTAATAGGATTATAAGGAATAACCGTATCTTTTAGTCCACCAATTTCATGCACAAGAGGCAAGGTTCCATACCGCATCGAGACCATTTGGGATAATCCACATGGTTCAAAAGCAGAAGGCATTAAAAAGATATCAGATCCAGCATAAATTTGTTGTGCCAAATTGATGTCAAAATCAATCACTGCACGAAATTTATTATGATAAGCATAATCAAAATACCGGAAAGAATTTTCAAAATTAGCCTCACCTGTTCCCAAAATCACTACTTGAACATTGCGATTACCCATCAATTCCTGAATTTTTTCTTCTACTAATTGAAATCCTTTTTGTGATGTTAATCGGCTAACAGCACCAATAAGAGGGATATCTGGATCAACAGGCAAGCCAAGGCGTTCTTGTAGTGCCTTTTTATTCGCTATTTTCCCACTAAAATCATGACTGTCATAATGATAAGCTAAACGTTTATCGGTTTTAGGATTATTAATATCGTAATCAATCCCATTAATAATGCCATGTAACTTCCAATCATTATACTGCAACGTACCTTCTAAACCTTCCCCAAATTCCGGTCTTTTTATCTCTTCTGCATAAGAAGGACTGACGGTTGTAACTATATCGGAAAAATTAATTCCGCCTTTAAGGAAGTTAACATTATCGTGAAATGCAACGCCGGATTCATGAAAAATATTATAGCCAGTATTAAAAACATTACTCAAAATATCCTGTGTATAGATACCTTGGAACAAAATATTATGAATAGTCAGTACTTTACGAATTCCTCTATACGCTTCAACCCAATGATATTTATCAACAAGTAACACTGGAACCATGGCAGTTTGCCAATCATTTACATGAATAACATCGGGAATAAAGCCAATTTTTTCCATCATCTCGATAATTGCCATGGAGAAGAAACCAAACCGTTCTCCATCATCCCACTCGCCATATAGGCTTTGACGATTGAAATAATCTTGATTATCGATAAAGTAATACGTTACGCCATCTAATTCCAGTGTCTTAATCCCGCAATAGACATGCTTAGGTCCTACTTCCATATAAAAATAAACAAGATCTTCCACTAAGTCCTTATACTCTTGCGGCATACTACTATAGTAGGGCAAGACAACACGAATATCTACACCCTGTTTTTTTAATTCTTTCGGTAAAGCACCGGCGACATCACCTAATCCACCAGTCTTGAAGAAAGGTGCTGCTTCAGCTGCTGCATATAGTACTTTCATATTGCCCTCTTTTCTAGGCTCTTACGGTCTTATTTTTTTCAATAATGATTAAGTTGTCTTTCGACCCTTTTAGGACCACGCCTGGTTCAATTGTCACATTTTTATCTAAAATACAGTATTCAAGAATCGCGTCTTTACCCACTTTAGATCCTTGCATCACAATAGAATCGCGAATGACTGCACCTTTATCTACTGAAACTTTCCGGAAGATTAAAGAGTTTTCTATTTCTCCCGAAATAAAGCCGCCTGTAGCTAGAATCGTATTTTTAACGTTAGCATCGCAACTATAATATGTTGGAGCCTCGTTCTTCACTTTGGTAATGACTCGACGTTCACCATGGAAGACTTTGTCATAGTAATCTTTATTCAGTAAGGACATATTTGCTTCGTAATAAGCCTGAATAGAATCCAGATTAACCATAGTCCCTGTGTACTCATAAGCATCTACTTGGTAGAATTGCGAATAATAGGTAACCAAACGATCGATATCCATGTGAATACTTTCTTTTTCTGCTCGTCCGATAATTTCTAATATTTTATCTACACTGAGTAGATAGGTATTTAAATTAAGCGCTACGGTGTCATCTTGATAGTCATAGTCTTGGCTTGGAACCAACTCTAGTACGTCTTTATCTTGATCTAAACGAACTACTCGCTCATACTGATGACCCTGTACTTCTTGTTTTGGAACCATTTTATAAGTTAATGTAATATCTCCACTATTTTTAAGATGGAATTTGAGGACATCCTGAAAATCGAGGGAGGTAATAATCTTACCGGCACTTACAACTACGTATTCAGATTTTGACTTGATGAGGAACTCTTTTTGGTCGTTATAGAAGTCATTTTCC from Jeotgalibaca dankookensis harbors:
- the glgD gene encoding glucose-1-phosphate adenylyltransferase subunit GlgD encodes the protein MRMNKICAILSLTEPSTRDMQPLTTMRPVAALPMASRYRAIDFHLSNFSHAEMDSVAIFIGGSGRSIYDHIRSGAVWNLESDLAGGIFTYSQTYMKQFMGERNNEENDFYNDQKEFLIKSKSEYVVVSAGKIITSLDFQDVLKFHLKNSGDITLTYKMVPKQEVQGHQYERVVRLDQDKDVLELVPSQDYDYQDDTVALNLNTYLLSVDKILEIIGRAEKESIHMDIDRLVTYYSQFYQVDAYEYTGTMVNLDSIQAYYEANMSLLNKDYYDKVFHGERRVITKVKNEAPTYYSCDANVKNTILATGGFISGEIENSLIFRKVSVDKGAVIRDSIVMQGSKVGKDAILEYCILDKNVTIEPGVVLKGSKDNLIIIEKNKTVRA
- a CDS encoding DUF4828 domain-containing protein, which gives rise to MNMKRISKQLLVGLSLGIGILPIMTKMNRSALKKKPPTPLSLYDLCGEWLSADENTLSIDNEARVFFNLEQIHLIKISGQANTLALQDKFGYFITIEKTTEDTLIYYDEAEDVSITFMRKRSS
- the glgA gene encoding glycogen synthase GlgA; the encoded protein is MKVLYAAAEAAPFFKTGGLGDVAGALPKELKKQGVDIRVVLPYYSSMPQEYKDLVEDLVYFYMEVGPKHVYCGIKTLELDGVTYYFIDNQDYFNRQSLYGEWDDGERFGFFSMAIIEMMEKIGFIPDVIHVNDWQTAMVPVLLVDKYHWVEAYRGIRKVLTIHNILFQGIYTQDILSNVFNTGYNIFHESGVAFHDNVNFLKGGINFSDIVTTVSPSYAEEIKRPEFGEGLEGTLQYNDWKLHGIINGIDYDINNPKTDKRLAYHYDSHDFSGKIANKKALQERLGLPVDPDIPLIGAVSRLTSQKGFQLVEEKIQELMGNRNVQVVILGTGEANFENSFRYFDYAYHNKFRAVIDFDINLAQQIYAGSDIFLMPSAFEPCGLSQMVSMRYGTLPLVHEIGGLKDTVIPYNPITGEGTGFSFNGFNGYNLLGTIYRALDVYENDSEQWHKLMKQAMSIDFSWEKPAQSYLSLYKSLT
- a CDS encoding glycogen/starch/alpha-glucan phosphorylase; its protein translation is MDVSQFKDRYKKKFQERFAFNYENATKQEQFVALGHLVKDLYSSDWKETVDTYQENKQKQVYYFSMEFLPGRMLKSNLLNLGILDVVQEGLAELGLDLDEVASGEMDPALGNGGLGRLASCFMDSLASTGLPGNGNGIRYRYGLFKQKFIDGHQIELPENWLRNGNVWEVRRENKAVTVRFGGQVSLEPDNEGNMHVTYHNTQNILAVPYDTAMVGYQNGTVNNLRLWSAEIPYGEEYLFPTEEERNGVKQITEYLYPDDSNYEGLLLRLKQEYFFSSAGVQSVVRYFKQLNLDWSYLPDKIAIHINDTHPTLAIPELMRILMDEEGLSWEQAWEITKKTISYTNHTILQEAMERWSIDMMNLLLPRITQIIMEINRRHIEKKTPLYGEDLTNRTAIVANGEIKMANLAIIGSHSINGVAKLHTNILINHTLHDFYLMYPNKFNNKTNGVTMRRWLQISNPGLTDLLDETIGTEWKTNANDIILLKAYAEDKEVLARIDAVKLENKKRFAKYVSEEMDIEIDPNAIFDVQIKRLHAYKRQLLNVLHILDRYQYIKDNPGVDIPKRVFIFGAKAAPSYHYAKQIIKLINAIAEMINNDSSLNDLIKVVFVENYGVSLAELIIPAADVSEQISLAGKEASGTSNMKLMANGALTIATMDGATVEIYDYVGEENIYIFGMSNEEVQKLNAANSYNSREIYEKNPAVKRVLNMLIDGSIPGLEDEGQDIFDSLVKYNDEYYLLKDFDSYINAHKQIDKDFRNRETWNRRALLNIASSGPFSADYTIERYADEIWKLGAQREPEDLI